The following is a genomic window from Clostridia bacterium.
AATGCGGAACTTGTAAAGACAGGAAAGAAAGGCAAATTGAAACTATCAGAAGAAAAAAGGGATATCAGGGGCGGATTTATACTAAAATCCGGGGGAATAGAAATAAACAGTTCCTTTGAGGCTATGATCAGGATGGAAAAAGAGAAAATAGAACCCGAGATTGCACAAATATTATTTAAATAGGATGTGACTACATATCATGGGCGATACAAAATATGCTTATTCCGTAGCGAGAATTAGGGTTCTGGAAGGCAGACTGCTGGACAGGGCTAGGATAAATAGGATGATAGAGGCTAAAGATGCTCAAGAGGCATTTAAGGTGCTCATGGAGACCGATTATGCAACATTATCAGCTGAAGCACATGATGCACATGACTATGAGATATTGCTAAGCCAGCAGCTTAAGGATGTGTACCAGCTGATCGATGATATATCCCCTGAACCCCAGCTAACTAGGCTGTTTTCCCTGAAATATGATGTGCACAACCTTAAAGCATTGTTAAAATCTAAGTATATAGATGCAGATGCTGAAAATGTTCTGATAGATATTGGCAGTATATCGTTGGATAAGTTGAAGCAGATGGTAAAAGAGAAGGATTATAGGGATTTACCTAAAAGGTTAAAGGCAGCAGTGGAAAAAATCGAGGATATATTCAGTGTGCAGCCAAAACCGCAGATGATAGATATCTTATTGGATAGGGCGTTGTATGAAACGTATGTTGATGCATCAGCCGCCAAAATGTCGGAAGGATTTTTGAAGGATTATTTTAGGCTTCAGGCTGACTTGAGCAATATAAGGACATTTTTCAGGGTGAAAAGGGGAGGATATGGAAAAGACTTGTTTGAACAGGCTTTTCTCCCCGGAGGCGGAATGACTATGGATGTATTTTTAAAGATGCTGGAACAACCTGAACAGGCATTTGCTGACAAATTAGCTACCAGCGATTATGGCAAAGTAGTATCAGACGGGGTGGAACAACTGGTAAAAAAATCGACTCTGACAGATCTTGAAAAATACGTAGATGATTACTTGATTGATTATGTTAAACGAAGAAAAGGGACAGCATTTGGAATAGAGCCTCTAGTAGGATACATATTGGCTAGGGAAAACGAGATAAAAAATATTCGGATAATAATGGTGGGCAAAATCAATGAGCTACCTGAAGATGTCATAAGGGAAAGGTTACGTGATACTTATGCGTAAAATCGGAGTAATAGGAGATAAGGATTCTATATTGGGATTTAAGGCACTGGGGCTTTCTATATTTCCAGTGATAAAACCTGAAGAGGCGGCAGATATATTAGACGATTTAGCGCAACAATCGTATGCGGTGGTATTTATTACAGAGCAGATAGCACAAAATATTCAAGATACCATAGATAAATACAAAAATAGCGTGTTCCCGGCAGTGATCTTGATACCCAACAACCGTGGAACCCTTGGATTGGGTATCCAGGGAATTAAAGAGAGTGTTGAAAAGGCAGTAGGTGCAGATATCTTATTCGGGAAAGAGGGTAGATAGACTTGAAACAAGGCAGAATAATAAAAGTTTCCGGACCGCTGGTTATTGCAGAGGGTATGGGGTATGCAAAAATGTATGATGTGGTTCGAGTTAGCGATAAAAATCTTATTGGAGAGATAATAGAGATGAGAGGCGATAAGGCCTCTATACAGGTTTATGAGAATACTTCCGGGTTGGGGCCGGGAGAGCCGGTTGTTTCCACTGGCGAACCCATGAGTGTTGAGCTGGGGCCTGGGATAATTGAAGCCATATATGATGGTATACAACGTCCCCTGGATATAATAAAAGATAAGGTAGGAGACTATATCACCAGAGGCGTGGAAGCCGGTGCAATTGACAGGGATAAGAAATGGGCGTTCAAACCGATTGCGAAGGTAGGGGATAAAGTTGTAGCGGGAGATATCATAGGTACAGTACAGGAGACCCCTATAGTTGAGCACAGGATAATGGTTCCTCCTAACATTGAAGGTACAATAAAGGAGATATTTGAGGGAGAGTTCACCGTAGAGGATGTGGTGGCCAGGCTGGATACCCAGGACGGTGTTAAAGAATTAAAGATGTTGCAGAAATGGCCGGTGCGTATAGGGAGACCATACAAGCAAAAGCTTCCCCCTACAATACCGCTGATAACAGGGCAAAGAGTAATAGATACGTTCTTTCCGGTTGCTAAGGGTGGCACTGCATGTATTCCAGGGCCTTTTGGCAGCGGTAAAACGGTGGTACAGCATCAGCTGGCAAAATGGGCAGATGCGGATATAGTGGTATATATAGGCTGTGGTGAACGTGGTAACGAGATGACAGATGTTTTAATGGAGTTTCCCGAGTTAAAAGACCCTAGATCAGGAGAACCTCTTATGAAGAGGACGGTATTGATAGCTAATACATCGGATATGCCTGTTGCTGCACGGGAAGCTTCCATATATACAGGTATTACAATAGCAGAATATTTTAGGGATATGGGGTATAGTGTAGCCTTGATGGCAGATTCAACATCCAGATGGGCAGAAGCCCTGCGTGAGATGTCCGGTCGTTTGGAAGAGATGCCGGGAGAAGAAGGTTATCCTGCATACTTAGGGACTAGAGTGGCGGAATTTTACGAAAGAGCAGGCAGAGTAGTATGTTCAGGTAGCGAGGGAAGGGAAGGAGCCCTTACAGCTGTAGGTGCTGTATCACCTCCAGGTGGAGACCTTTCAGAACCTGTAACCCAGTCTACCCTTCGAATAGTAAAGGTATTCTGGGGACTGGATTCTGATCTTGCTTACAGAAGACATTTTCCGGCTATAAATTGGCTTATCAGTTATTCCCTGTACGTTGACAGGTTGAATGAATGGTTAAGTGCCAATATAAGCGAGGATTGGATAGAGATGAGGTCCACTGCAATGCGTATACTTCAGGAGGAGTCTGAACTAGAAGAGATAGTAAGGCTGGTAGGTGTAGATGCCTTGTCCAATAAGGATAGGCTTACATTGGAAATAGCCAGATCAGTGAGAGAGGATTATTTGCATCAAAACGCATTTCACGATGTGGATACCTATACATCCTTTAATAAGCAGTATAGGATGCTGAAACTAATAATCGATTTTTATAATGAAGCCCAAAAGGCAATGGAAGACGGTGCGACTTTAGATGAAGTTATCAATCTACCTATAAGAGAAAAAATAGGGAGATGTAAATATACAAGAGAAGATCAGCTGGATACATTTGACGATATTGAAGCCCAAATGAGAGATCAAGTATCATCTCTCGTATCGAAGGGGGAGATGGAGTATGCTTAAGGAATATAGAACAGTATCAGAAGTTGTAGGTCCTTTGATGTTGGTTGAGCAGGTAGAAGGAGTTAAGTTTGATGAATTGGTTGAAATAGAGCAGGCGGATGGAAATATAAGAAGAGGCCGTGTATTGGAAGTTGATAGGGACAAGGCATTGGTTCAGCTGTTTGAAGGCTCCCAAGGTTTGGAGATAGAGAATACCAAAGTCAGATTTTTGGGCAAAGGCATAGAACTTGCCGTTTCCATGGATATGATGGGCCGTGTATTTGACGGTTTGGGAAACCCCAAGGATGGTGGACCTAGAATAATACCTGAAAAAAGATTGGCTATAGAGGGAAATCCCATCAACCCTGCTGCAAGGGATTATCCTTCAGAATTTATTCAAACGGGTATTTCTGCCATAGACGGGCTGAACACCTTGGTAAGAGGGCAAAAGCTACCTGTATTTTCAGGTTCCGGCTTGCCTCATGCACAGCTGGCTGCTCAGATAGCAAGGCAAGCCAAGGTGCTGGGTACTGACAGTAAGTTTGCTGTTGTATTCGCAGCTATAGGTATAACCTTTGAAGAGGCTGATTATTTTATAAGCGATTTTAGAAGGACAGGTGCCATAGACAGGGCAGTATTGTTCATGAATTTAGCTGATGATCCTGCTATAGAACGTATAGCAACGCCCAGGATGGCCCTTACAGCCGCTGAATATCTGGCCTTTGAAAAAGGAATGCATGTTCTCGTAATATTGACAGATATAACAAACTACTGCGAGGCACTCCGTGAGGTATCTGCTGCAAGAAGAGAAGTCCCGGGAAGAAGAGGATATCCCGGTTACCTTTATACAGACTTGGCTTCCATGTATGAACGAGCGGGTAGGATAAGGGGCAGAGAGGGTTCTATAACCCAGATACCTATACTCACAATGCCGGAGGATGATAAGACACATCCAATACCTGACCTTACCGGATACATCACAGAGGGTCAGATTATACTCAGCAGAGAGCTGTTCAGGAAAGGCATAATGCCTCCCATAGATGTATTGCCATCTCTTTCTCGTTTGAAAGATAAAGGTATAGGACAGGGCAAAACCAGGGAGGACCACGCAGATACGATGAACCAGCTGTTCTCAGCCTATGCACAAGGCAAACAGGCAAAAGAACTTGCGGTAATCCTTGGAGAAGCAGCATTGAGCGATATAGATAAACTTTACGCTAAATTTGCTGATGAATTTGAGAAAAGCTATGTAGCACAGGGAGAAAATGAAAATAGGTCGATACAACAGACATTAGATCTAGGATGGAAACTCCTTTCCATACTTCCTAAGTCAGAGCTTAAACGAATAGAGGATGAGTTGATAGAAAAGTATCTCCCGCAAAAAGGAGATGCATAAAATATGGCTGAAAGATTAAGGGTTAACCCGACTAGGATGGAGCTCTCCCGTCTCAAAAAAAGACTTAAGGTGGCAGTCAGGGGCCACAAGTTGTTGAAGGATAAACGGGATGAGCTGATGAAGAAGTTTGTTGAACTGGTTAAGCAAAACAAAGAGATGAGAGAACAAGTAGAAAAAGAGCTTACTCAAGCCTTGGGAGATTTTCTGGTGGCAAGAGCGGTTATGTCATCAGAGCTCCTGGAAGCTGCTATAATGTATCCAACTACTTTACCTAACATAGAAACATCTGTGAAAAATATAATGAGTGTAGATGTTCCAATGATACAAAACAAGCAAAGGACCCAAGATGAACAAGGCGGATCCATCCATCCCTATGGATTTGCTGATACTTCTGCAGAGCTGGATGGAGCCATAACCACATTGAATGGTGTATTGGATAAGATGATAAAGCTGGCTGAAGTAGAAAAAACATGTCAGCTGCTTGCAGACGAAATAGAAAAGACAAGAAGAAGAGTTAACGCCCTTGAACACGTTATGATACCTCAATTGGAGGAAACCATAAGATTCATCACCATGAAGCTGGACGAAAATGAAAGAAGCAACCTTACCAGACTTATGAAAGTAAAGGATATGATTCAGGACAAAAATGCATAAAAAAGTTCCTTAGAAATAAACTAAGGAACTTTTTTATGTCCTATATTAGCAGATGCCGCCAAAACTACCGCAACAGCAGAATACGAGAACTAATAGCAAGAAGAAAAATAACAATTCACTGCCGGAACCAAAACCACCTAGTATGTTTTCAGCCAAGACTAATACCTCCTTTCAATAACAGGTATTATATACAATGTTTTTCTTTTCGATATATATATATGACAGCAGCATGAGAAGTGTGAAAATATTGAATAAAAAAGGAGGATAAAATAAGTGTATATAGAATAAAAGTAATAGAAAACTAAAAAGGAGGAAGTGAAGTTTATGTGGGGGAAAAAGGAGATAAATGTAAGATACAACAAGCATAAAGACATGAATGAATATATAATAGAATATTTCAACAGCCCTTTACAGCCTAAAGATATCCGTTATGATATTTTATCCTGGTTAAGGGAGGAAAGGAGTATAATATCGGAGATAGACAACGGGCTTTTCAGCATAGATAGAGGAGTGACCGGAGAAGAAGTTATAGACGACATAATATACAATATGCAGCAAAAAGACATTCTGTTCAAATATAGGAAAATAAAAAATGCCGATGCTGCTACAAATCCTTTGGCTAAGCTGTTTGGATTTGGTTCAAAGAAGCCTGTTTACAGCCATAAAATATATTATTCAATACCGGATAGGATGTGGGATATAGATATTATCCACCAAGTTATACCTATATATGGATGTAGGCATACAGTTTTGCAAAAGGAGCAGGATTTAGACGATATACTTGAAAATTTTGACAGAGGTTTATATGAAGACATCAAAAGGTCTGATGTATTTTACTGCGATGCATTTGATTGTGAGACAATAAAAACATTTGCAATAAGGTCTAATTTCATACAAAAAGATGAGGTAGAAAAAATAGTGGATGAATTAAATTCCCGTGCAAGTGACTGATGGTACCATAACCCACATTTGATGGAGATTAGCATAAATTAAGTGTATACTGCCCTCTTAAAATGGCAATAATCTTAATAAAAAGTGATTTATTGTTTAGCGTAAATTGCCATATGAGGAGGGTTAAAAGGTGAAAAAGATATATATCATAATCTCTATCATTGCAATAATAATTATCATAGTCCAGTCTTCAGGATTTACCTACAATCAAGAGCAAAAATATTTTGAAAGTGGTGTACCAAACAGCCAAATGGAAACTATAGCAAAGGCATTTACCTATACAGGCGCTGATATTAAAGAATCCAACCTGAACTGTTGGGCAAAAATATCCGATGATTTTATGGACATGCAGTACATGGAACAACTATCTGAACAAATTTTTAAAAAGCATATCTATAATACAAATCAATATGAATGTTTTAAATCGGATGAGGACAGTTTTCGACAGGTGATGTTCACTTTAAATGTAGATGAGGATATAATCCTCGTCTTTGCGCTGCAGACCATTAAACATGAAAGTGATTCTGAAACATATATGTTAGTGGACGTGGTTCAAAATAATAGCTATAATTATATAATAGATATAGAAAATAAAATTTTAGATTTATATCAGGCTTTTGATATACAGCCTGAATCTACTGCTTGTATTATTGGTGCATTGCAAGCAAAAGCAGATGACGAGCAAATAGATCAAATATATAGAAAAGTTTTTAACAACCTAAAAATAGAGAATGTGGATGCTGTAGAAAGTGGCGGTGCTTTTAGTGTCACAGGATACACTCCATTGATAGAAGACTCTATAGTTCTAGGGGATCACAAAGTAAATATCAATATGGCTTGCCGATACAACTCTTTTGAAGATAAAACGTACATATTATTGGCAACTCCTTTAATATGCGTAGAATACTAAATATTTACTCCGAGGGGGAAAGAAACTTGTCCAGACTGATCGTTGAAAAAAGTCCGCCGTTGAGAGGAAGAGTGAGGATAAGTGGTTCAAAAAATTCTGTTCTGCCAATAATTGCAGCTTCTCTATTATCGGACGGTGAATGTGTTATAGAGGATATTCCTCATCTTAGGGATGTAGAAGTGATATCTGATGTATTGAGATATTTTGGAGTAGAACTTGATAATCAAGGCGAAATAATAAAGGTAAATACTAGAAATATAAATAGTTATGAGGCACCTTATGATTTGATAAAAAAAATGAGGGCATCTTTTTTGATAATGGGGCCCCTGTTGGCCAGGCTAGGGAGAGCGAAGATTTCTTTGCCGGGAGGTTGTGCAATAGGAACAAGACCTATCGATCTTCATCTTAAGGGCTTCAGTGCTTTAGGTGCTGATATTACCTTAGGTCATGGATATATAGAGGCAAAGGCAGATAAACTTCAGGGAGCAGACATATATCTAGACTTTCCAAGCGTGGGAGCTACTGAGAATATTATGATGGCTGCCTGTTTAGCAGAAGGAAGCACAACTATAGAAAACGTGGCCAAAGAGCCTGAAATTGTAGACCTTGCAAATTTTTTGAATTCTATGGGTGCAAATGTGAGGGGGGCCGGTACTGATACCATCAAAATTGAAGGGGTACGTCAACTGAATGGAGCAGTACATTGCATAATACCGGATAGAATAGAAGCAGGAACCTATATGGTGGCTGCTGCTATAACCGGAGGGGATATAATAATTGAAAATGTGCTGGAAGACCACTTAAAACCCATAATAGCCAAGTTGAGAGAAACAGGGACCGATATAGAAGAGACAGAGGACGGCAATATAAAAGTATCCCGTAGGGGAGCCCTGAAATCTGTAGATATAAAGACATTGCCCTATCCTGGTTTTCCCACAGATATGCAAGCTCAAATGATGGCACTTATGGCAGTAGCTGAAGGAACAAGTGTGATTATAGAAACCATATTTGAAAACAGGTTCATGCATGTGAGCGAGCTGAAGCGTATGGGTAGCAGGATCAAGATAGAAGGCCGTACTGCTGTAGTGCAGGGCATACCAAAGCTGACGGGAAGTCAGGTAAATGCTACCGATTTGAGAGCAGGAGCTGCCATGGTGATAGCAGGATTGGTGGCAGATGGATGCACTGAGATAAACGATATATACCATATCGACAGAGGGTATGTAAACATTGAGAATAAGTTGCAAAAACTTGGGGCAAAGATATATAGGATAGTGGAATAGATGATATTAAAATATATCTTTGATGTTTTGTATTTTCACTCCATTGTAGTAATGCTTTAGGATGTCTTGATAAGTTTTTCCCTTTTGAGCCATACTGTTTGCACCATACTGGCTCATGCCTACCCCGTGTCCGTAGCCTATAGTGGTTATTATCATAATGTTTCCGCTAAAATGTATATCGAAATTAGTTGAATTCAGGTTGTAAAGCGACCTGAATTCAGTTCCTTTAAGCTGGATTTTGCCTATCTGTATTTTTTTAACCCTTCCTCCTTCGCTGGTTTCCAATATCTTCAAGTTATTATCTACATTTTTGGCGTTTATACCTGAATTGGGAAATTTAGCATTAAACTTTTTTACAAAATCATTCCTTGAAATAGTGAGTTTTGAAACGAACTTAGGAGCTTTTTCCTCTCCTTCACTGATAACACTTCTTAGATAGGGCAGTTTTGTAGAGAAAACTTCCTCTGAATTCTCTGTTTTACCGCCGCTGGTGGAATGAAAAAGCGGATCTATAGGTTGTGAGTTGTAGGTTATGATGATTCCAGCAGTTTGGTCTACCGCACTGGATACCTTTTTCCAATATTTATAGAAATTGATTTTGCCCCATCTATCCTCTAATTGTTTTTCAGACATCCATGCTTGACAGCTTTTATAATCATCGCAAAGGTCAGCCTGGGGATGTTCAGGGCATCCGCTGTTTCCTAATTCTTTTAATCTGTTTACNNNNNNNNNNNNNNNNNNNNNNNNNNNNNNNNNNNNNNNNNNNNNNNNNNNNNNNNNNNNNNNNNNNNNNNNNNNNNNNNNNNNNNNNNNNNNNNNNNNNTGTGTTGTATATAGTGCGACAGATTGCGGAGCACGTATAGTATTATATGCCTACGGGTACTGCTATATATATAAATACTATATATTTATGAAAAATATAACAAAAGCAAGTATTTTTTTTCTACAATGTGGGCAAAATCTATAATGGAGGTGTTCTAAAATGGGAGATAAAAAAGGTTCAGATATAAAAAGAAAAATACTTGCTTTCTTAGATAGACAAGGGTTTTACGTTGTATTATTCATATGTGTTTGTATAATAGCTGTCACTGCAGTTTTTGCCACCAGAAACAATAAACAGGATATACTTGATCTAAAACAGCTTGGGCTGGGACAAAAAACCGAAGAAGAACAATACCAAAAAGACCAACAGAAAAAAGATCAAAAACAAGAGCAAAAAGAAGAACAAAAAGAAGAACAAGAGACCGTGTCTAAAGAGGAGGATAAGATAAAGGTCAAGGATGTAGTTGAGCAAAAAGAAACTTCACCAAAATCTTTGGATAGCCAACAGGATGACGAAGAACAAAAAAAGCCTGCTCCTAAACAATCAAAACCTGAAAAGGCACCCCAATCTGCATCAGCAGCAGGGGGAAATGCAGTAGTTATGTTAGAGCCTTTAAACGGGAAAATAATAATGGACTATGGCAGGGAAAACCTGGTGTATTCAAATACTTTAAAACAATGGTGCTCACATAATGGTATCGATATAGAAGCGGCGGAAACTGCCGAAGTAAGAGCTGTTCTTTCCGGCGTAGTGAGCGATATTAGAAATGATTCTAAACTGGGTATAATGATTGAGATAGACCATCAAAATGGATTCAAATCGGTATATGCAAATTTATCCACTGATCAAATGGTAAATGTAGGACAAAAGGTGGACAAAGGACAGACTATCAGTGGAGTAGGCAAGACTGCACCATTTGAAATAGGAGATCCTCCCCACTTACACTTTGAATTGATAAAAAACGAAGAATATGTAGACCCCAAGGAATACATAAAATTTAGATAAAGCACATTCAAAAGCTCTTTGCTTAAAAAAGCAGAGGGCTTTTTTATTTTTTAAAATGTTACCCGCCCTTCTATATTAGCGAGACTTTGCATATTAATGTAAAAAGACGAATTTGCATTTCTTGGGGGAGGGTAGTTAAATTGAAGGATTATATAGAACAGAGGGTATTGGAAATAGCGAATCATATTATAAGAACAAACTCTACCGTAAGGGAAGCCGCTAAATTATTTAAGGTGAGTAAAAGTACCGTTCATAAGGATGTGGCTGAAAGGCTACCCAAGATAAATCCTTTGATGTACACAGAGGTAAAAAAAGTATTAGAGAAAAATAAGGCGGAGAGACATATAAGGGGAGGGAAAGCAACAAGGTTGAAATACAAGATGAAAAAATGTAAAATAATAAATAAAAAAGAGGATTTTTAGAAGAAATATAGAAATATACTTAAGAGTATTGGTATAATTTAACTTGAAATCAATATTATTTACATAGATGAATTACAAAAGAAAGCGAGGAAGGCACTTTATGGGAATAGGATTTAGAAAAGATATAGGGATAGACTTAGGAACGGCAAGTGTTCTCGTATACCTAAAAGGGAAGGAAATTGTGCTCAATGAACCCTCAGTAGTTGCTATAGAAAGAAATACCGGGGCGATATTGGCTGTAGGTGAAGAAGCGAGGAAGATGCTGGGTAGAACACCAGGTAATATAGTAGCTATAAGACCATTGCGAGATGGAGTCATATCTGATTATGATATAACTGAGAAGATGTTAAGACACTTCATAAGGAAAGTTTGCGGTAATACATTGTTTGCAAAACCTAGGATTGTTGTATGTGTTCCTAGCGGGGTGACTGAAGTAGAGAAAAGAGCAGTGTTGGATGCCACTTATGAAATAGGGGCTAAAAAAACATATCTTATAGAAGAGCCGATAGCAGCAGCCATAGGCGCTGGACTGGATATATCAGAACCCTGTGGGAACATGGTAGTGGATGTGGGAGGAGGTACTACCGACATAGCGGTCATTTCATTAGGTGGATCTGTTGTGAGCAATTCAATAAAGATGGCCGGGGACGAATTTGATGAGGCCATAATAAGATACCTCAGGAAAAAGCATAATGTTATGATAGGCGAGAGAACAGCAGAAGAGCTAAAGATAAAAACAGGTACCGCTTTCCCAAGAGAGGAAAGCGTGAGCATGGAAGTGAGAGGAAGAAACTTGGTTACAGGGCTGCCTAGGAATATAGAAGTTACATCGGAAGAACTTATGGAAGCTTTGGAAGAGCCAGTTTCTGCTATTGTTGATACTGTACATTCTGTATTAGAGAAAACTCCGCCTGAGTTGGCATCTGATATAAGCGACAATGGAATAATGATGACGGGTGGAGGAAGCCTACTCCATGGATTGGACAGGTTGATATCTGAAAAGTGTTGTGTTCCTGTTACGGTTGCTGAAGACGCAATCTCATGTGTTGCATTAGGGACAGGCAAAGCCCTTGAGGATATTGATGTCTATTCTAGTGCAGCCAACTTCAGCAATTTAAAGAATAGAATGTATTAATTAGTCATGGAGGTGGATTTAGAGTGATACGCGGACTATATACTGCAGCTACCGGGATGCTTACAGGGAGCAAAAAAGTAGATGTGATAGCCAATAATATATCAAATGTTGATACCGATGGATATAAGAAGGATATCCCTGTTTCAGGTTCTTTTAGAGAAGTTTTGACAAAGCGGATCAATGACGATACGTTAGGAAACAAAAATATAGGCACAATAAACTATGGTTCATATGTGGACCAGGTATATACAATTCATTCCCAAGGCCAGCTATATCAGACCGATAATAATCTAGATTTTGCAATACAAGGTGACGGTTATTTTGAGGTAGAAACAGGGGAGGGAGTAGTATATACTAGAAATGGTAGCTTTAATAGAAACTCACAAGGCTATTTAGTGGACGGGCAGGGGAACTACGTTCTAGGAGAAAATGGTCGGATTTACATAGAAAATGACGATATTTCAGTAGATGACAGGGGCAGCATTTTCAGTGATGGTGTCTACATTGATAGATTGAGACTTGTGGATTTTGAAGATAAAACATCCCTGGTAAAACAAGGTGATAATTACTTTTCCCAAGACGGTGGAGCTGCACCTGCACAAGCAAGCATATGTCAAGGATTTTTAGAAAAATCTAATGTCAACCCTGTAGATGAGATGGTTGAAATGATATCTGTTATGAGAAATTACGAGACTAGCCAGAGAATGATAAAGATGCAGGATCAGACTTTGGACAAGGCGGTAAATGAGATAGCTAGATTTTAATATAGTGGGATAGAGGTGAGAATAATGAGAGCTTTATGGACTGCTGCCTCTGGTATGCGGACTCAACAGCATAAGGTTGATATAATTTCAAACAATATAGCCAACGTTAATACCAATGCCTATAAAAAGGTGAATACAGGTTTTAAGGATTTAGTATATGAGAATATGAAAACAGCTCCAAGCTATCAGCAGGATGCTCCCCGTCCAATGGTGGGCCATGGGGTGACTGTAGGTTATACTTCCAAAGATTTTAGACAGGGTGCCTTGACAGCAACTGAAAGGAACTTGGATGTAGGAATAGAAGGCAAGGGTTTCTTCATGGTACAGGACGCAGATGGCAATATAAGATTTACTAGAGATGGGAGTTTTCAAGTCTCTGCAGAAGCAGGGGGAAATGTATTGGTCACATCCAACGGGGACTATGTTTTAGATTCGGCCGGCAATAGAATATTTATAGGAGACCCGCAAAATGTTATAATACAAGAGGATGGCAGTGTTTATTCAAACAACGATGGTTACGTGACATATAGCGGAAGTATCGCGTTGGTTGACTTTGATAATCGGGAAGGATTGCAGGCAATAGGAGATAATCTTTATGCTATGACTGATGCATCGGGTAATATGATGTTTCAAGACCAGTCCAAGCTCAAACAATGTTACCTTGAATCTTCAAATGTATCTGTTGCAGAAGAGATGGTAAATTTGATAGTATCTCAAAGGGCATATCAACTAAACTCCAGAATTGTACAGACTGCAGATAATATGATGGAAATTGCCAATGATCTAAGAAGATAAAATAGGGGTTCGCCCCTATTTTTTTACAATTGTAATAAAATATTAAAAAATATTTCATTGACAAATGCAGTAAATAATATATCATTTATATTATGTGGCTTAAAAGGCAGATGATTTATAAAAACTAGGAGGACTAATATGGATATCTCTGATATACAGGGGATTTTGCCGCACAGATATCCTTTTTTGTTGGTGGATAGGGTAATAGAGGTTGAATGGGGCAAAAGAGCAAAAGGAATAAAAAACGTTACAATAAATGAGCCATTTTTCCAAGGGCATTTTCCCGGTTTTCCCGTGATGCCAGGAGTGCTCATAGTAGAGGCCCTTGCACAAGTAGGTGCAGTTGCTATGTTAGGACAAGAGCAAAACAAAGGAAAGATAGCGTTATTTACTGGGATTGATAAATTCAGGTTTAGAAAACAA
Proteins encoded in this region:
- a CDS encoding flagellar hook-basal body protein is translated as MRALWTAASGMRTQQHKVDIISNNIANVNTNAYKKVNTGFKDLVYENMKTAPSYQQDAPRPMVGHGVTVGYTSKDFRQGALTATERNLDVGIEGKGFFMVQDADGNIRFTRDGSFQVSAEAGGNVLVTSNGDYVLDSAGNRIFIGDPQNVIIQEDGSVYSNNDGYVTYSGSIALVDFDNREGLQAIGDNLYAMTDASGNMMFQDQSKLKQCYLESSNVSVAEEMVNLIVSQRAYQLNSRIVQTADNMMEIANDLRR
- the fabZ gene encoding 3-hydroxyacyl-ACP dehydratase FabZ; translated protein: MDISDIQGILPHRYPFLLVDRVIEVEWGKRAKGIKNVTINEPFFQGHFPGFPVMPGVLIVEALAQVGAVAMLGQEQNKGKIALFTGIDKFRFRKQVIPGDTLELEVEIIKMRGTIGKGKAEARVDDVVVASGELMFAIVDNK